The Candidatus Arthromitus sp. SFB-mouse-Japan genome includes a region encoding these proteins:
- a CDS encoding DUF4214 domain-containing protein: MGKTFRKFRSLAFFLCFMFIFEFLVLNFGIKSKEAKASTINAIVSIDYDFKIVDNKIAFDFTKSLSEGDSIESIVLKKGESNLNIKAHDKAKKIWTTDVLFEKAQYELNITLNTNNSVKKLISTFYYEDYEMEYFVPVVKADGNNLKITGLTNWANKFLETDGVIIDILASNGTVVIPEVTKTIKECKSDIVLTGAKSKLTNLKAYVVRARLRESGTEFNRIFLSEYTADSNNAARQMNSKIKSITRRDNGNYDIDVSVYYNVASDASLYIYYAGSNLGSTSERESNNKKIFKFQDIPITLGTRCFLKEGGSAVREDYLGFYEKTKLDASKINCESLTLINDEARGVKIKLNKSMRDVFSTTGGNNKVVIYELNDNLGKTKIAEQSSINSLSTNNINLNNDKVLEKGKAYFIEFTNGEKSFGQSFIYYPINSSASEIKETSVKITWSYPSGYIPASGDRVEIFLRDKASSDTFSSIPKLTLAHGNNGVNFSNTSSTVVTGMAPGTNYEAKIVLYNQRAITNTFVDFTTLPFALTNFIEVENCQYRDAYYKEAWPRNREVNITWDFEPTNMQFNEGDKVEIFIKPNGSGAFSGYPNTINSVDSSYSNPVFSATQNLNSVKRATIKMPSWEKNYHVDLIYTIGGKQIITNKPSGTEGEDGYNRRTINSRPGPVTINIIDQKQTSAKIVWQVDTGDENNEFTPYQPENGHLVKVHLRKVNSLNDTSTAFYDPDKIFEYVYGQNWNYSRDPQEYMLENLEPDQCYRARIQHLVQFPENFNGASYAGSTAYFNFKTEAFSITSLNSENQTDDISKVKLKWETQGEVEFGEDDKLEVFLKESTSSEYPETPIQDLNLTPSTSKEATIEVPRFNTLYNAKVEYTIKGKKINKYVLVQVDAELNIDVTDIKTANNNWTAKVKWTYPDGYKENNRTNDKVKLTVTKKEESTRNSSLPNNEEIAVTTKENTLTDLEANATYDVTLKFLNDGQEVYSTSTSFKATTDLQIVGLNTSNVKTKTGTINWSFSPSDKSFSNSDKVEIFIKENTKTSRSDDLSNFTKIYTMTQGASTRSGDENIVVLSSEPQHTQHVNKTGDLRTFKSLDLKNLGVNKDYTLKVRYTMTESGSREGERAGETKTSEAEVKLKTQVDELKATVYVSNQTSATFGWEYPPEYELQEGDKIEIFVKELSEEGGNSETRDSGISTDYSDPLLTLTHASSQNPEEGKYDMNEVTAVDVSGLTPERRYKSKIKFTMGTGEDSYFIEKEVDISTKSFEIKSFEMDSYQEYDILVNWTVEPENMVFNPADTLKIFVKPATEDAYPDEPEYSLRYEENAAGKSINNTFGDYVLAHSLGVDQKMKLEYKVGERTYEKELEFNNKINPIKAEATEVNETRALISITPPDNYEFVSGDKLLIYAMDEFSDGDLIDENNLVFEGVQTDTANIADMTLIELSYLLPEAKYDIAIVLDLEDGYVEPVQFELTTTGLSLTDIKLEQLKYNEALISWNYGKNAIDFFEDSDYSMTDKLIIAHKESDGTPMPEDINLLKQLSNTEYLGEKINSVGDASIKIEDPSKDYDVAVCYDLGGLLYMKTFKASYLSASVDEASITSEGAKINWKYPTNITFGDADKTEVFVRKSDETNYPDSASLTSTGSGTTSGDLTGLEGGASYIAKVQITKEGLQIDPFEVTFETQAGFGEETIIEEIPMDIQGTAAEFVIPAELPVDTSGTISLSMGDEVYQGFTATFNEDGTGFTIAPTIPKKVYTNIELEIPLENGSTHKIIIPEFTTQPEDLAQDWLSNAYWFAFERFPDEEGYNYWYAHRMKPKTLNGEYFLKNLMFAEDEFTNRNLADNDLIAALYQIVVNREYDQGGLEFWIGIYNENLQNAQGNKKLAQEVLVDRMVHEPEFGKLCDKVGIFWRQQDQDAAGVVA; the protein is encoded by the coding sequence TTGGGGAAAACGTTTAGAAAATTTAGAAGTCTTGCATTCTTTTTATGTTTTATGTTTATATTTGAATTTTTAGTTTTAAATTTTGGTATTAAGTCAAAAGAGGCAAAAGCTTCTACAATAAATGCCATTGTATCTATCGATTATGATTTTAAAATTGTTGATAACAAAATTGCATTTGATTTTACAAAAAGTTTATCAGAAGGAGACTCTATTGAAAGTATTGTTTTGAAAAAAGGAGAAAGTAATTTAAATATTAAGGCACATGATAAAGCAAAGAAGATCTGGACAACAGATGTTCTTTTTGAAAAAGCACAATATGAGCTTAATATTACATTGAATACTAATAATTCAGTAAAAAAATTAATTTCTACATTTTACTATGAAGATTATGAAATGGAATATTTTGTACCTGTAGTTAAGGCAGATGGGAATAATTTAAAGATTACTGGTTTAACAAATTGGGCAAATAAATTTTTAGAAACAGATGGTGTAATTATTGATATTTTAGCAAGCAATGGCACTGTAGTTATTCCAGAAGTCACAAAGACAATTAAGGAATGCAAGAGTGATATTGTACTAACTGGTGCTAAATCAAAATTAACTAATCTTAAAGCATATGTTGTAAGAGCTAGATTGAGAGAGTCTGGTACAGAATTTAACCGAATTTTTTTAAGTGAATATACTGCAGATAGTAATAATGCGGCTAGACAAATGAATTCTAAGATAAAATCTATTACTAGAAGAGATAATGGAAATTATGATATTGATGTTTCTGTATATTATAATGTGGCATCTGATGCTTCGCTTTATATTTATTATGCTGGTTCTAATTTAGGATCAACCTCAGAAAGAGAGAGTAATAATAAAAAGATATTTAAATTTCAGGATATTCCAATTACTCTTGGTACAAGATGTTTTCTTAAAGAAGGTGGTAGTGCAGTTAGAGAAGACTATTTAGGATTTTATGAAAAAACTAAATTAGATGCTAGTAAAATTAATTGTGAAAGTTTAACACTTATCAATGATGAGGCTAGAGGAGTAAAAATAAAGCTTAATAAGTCTATGAGAGATGTTTTTTCAACTACTGGGGGAAATAATAAAGTAGTTATTTATGAGCTTAATGATAATTTAGGTAAAACTAAAATTGCTGAACAAAGCAGTATAAATTCTCTTAGTACAAATAATATTAATCTTAATAATGATAAAGTTTTGGAAAAAGGAAAAGCTTATTTTATTGAATTTACAAATGGAGAAAAATCATTTGGTCAGTCATTTATATATTATCCTATAAATTCATCAGCATCAGAGATAAAAGAAACATCTGTTAAAATAACTTGGAGTTATCCAAGCGGATATATACCAGCATCTGGAGATAGGGTTGAGATATTTTTAAGAGATAAGGCAAGTAGTGATACTTTTTCATCAATACCAAAATTAACTTTAGCTCATGGAAATAATGGTGTTAATTTTTCAAATACTAGCTCAACTGTTGTAACTGGAATGGCTCCAGGAACTAATTATGAGGCGAAAATTGTTTTATATAACCAAAGGGCAATAACAAATACCTTTGTAGATTTTACAACACTTCCTTTTGCACTTACTAATTTTATTGAAGTTGAAAATTGTCAGTATAGGGATGCTTATTATAAGGAGGCATGGCCTAGGAATAGAGAGGTTAATATAACTTGGGATTTTGAGCCAACTAATATGCAATTCAATGAAGGTGATAAAGTTGAAATCTTTATAAAACCAAATGGTAGTGGTGCTTTTTCAGGGTATCCAAATACCATAAATTCAGTTGATTCGTCCTATTCTAACCCAGTATTTTCGGCTACGCAGAATTTAAATAGTGTTAAGAGAGCAACTATTAAAATGCCTAGTTGGGAAAAAAACTATCATGTTGACCTGATTTATACGATAGGTGGTAAGCAAATAATAACAAACAAGCCATCTGGTACAGAAGGTGAAGATGGATATAATAGGAGAACTATTAATTCTAGACCAGGACCAGTTACTATAAATATTATTGATCAAAAACAGACTTCAGCTAAGATTGTTTGGCAAGTAGATACAGGCGATGAAAATAATGAATTTACTCCATATCAGCCAGAAAATGGGCATTTAGTAAAAGTACATTTAAGGAAAGTAAATTCTTTAAACGATACTAGCACTGCTTTTTATGATCCAGATAAAATTTTTGAATATGTTTATGGTCAAAATTGGAATTATAGTAGAGATCCTCAAGAATATATGTTAGAAAATCTTGAACCAGATCAATGTTATAGAGCTAGAATTCAGCATTTAGTACAGTTTCCAGAAAATTTTAATGGGGCTAGTTATGCAGGAAGTACAGCTTACTTTAATTTTAAAACAGAAGCTTTTAGCATTACATCATTAAATTCAGAAAATCAGACAGATGATATATCAAAGGTAAAACTTAAGTGGGAAACTCAAGGTGAAGTTGAGTTTGGAGAAGATGATAAACTAGAAGTATTCTTAAAAGAGAGTACTAGCTCAGAGTATCCAGAAACACCTATACAGGATTTGAATTTAACCCCATCAACTTCGAAAGAAGCAACAATAGAAGTTCCAAGATTTAATACTCTTTATAACGCTAAAGTTGAATACACAATCAAAGGTAAAAAGATTAATAAGTATGTTTTAGTTCAAGTAGATGCAGAACTTAATATTGATGTTACTGATATTAAAACTGCAAATAATAATTGGACTGCAAAAGTTAAATGGACTTATCCAGATGGATATAAGGAAAATAATAGAACAAATGATAAAGTTAAATTAACTGTAACAAAGAAAGAAGAATCAACAAGAAATTCGTCTCTTCCAAATAATGAAGAAATAGCAGTTACGACAAAAGAAAACACTTTAACGGATCTTGAAGCAAATGCAACCTACGATGTTACACTTAAATTCTTAAATGATGGGCAAGAAGTTTATAGTACTTCAACTAGCTTTAAAGCAACAACTGATTTACAAATTGTAGGATTAAATACGTCAAATGTTAAGACCAAAACAGGTACAATAAATTGGAGTTTTTCACCTAGTGATAAGAGTTTTAGTAATAGTGATAAGGTTGAGATATTTATAAAAGAAAATACTAAGACATCAAGAAGTGATGATTTATCAAACTTTACGAAAATTTATACCATGACTCAAGGTGCTAGTACTAGAAGTGGAGATGAAAATATTGTAGTACTTTCAAGTGAACCACAGCATACACAACATGTAAATAAGACAGGGGATCTTAGAACCTTTAAATCTCTAGATTTAAAGAATTTAGGAGTTAATAAAGATTATACTCTAAAAGTTAGATATACTATGACTGAAAGTGGATCAAGAGAGGGTGAAAGAGCAGGAGAGACTAAGACTTCAGAGGCAGAAGTAAAACTTAAAACACAGGTTGATGAACTTAAAGCTACAGTTTATGTATCAAATCAAACTTCTGCAACATTTGGTTGGGAATATCCACCAGAGTATGAACTTCAAGAAGGAGACAAGATAGAGATTTTTGTTAAAGAGCTTAGTGAAGAAGGAGGAAATTCAGAAACAAGAGATAGTGGAATTAGCACAGATTATAGTGATCCACTATTAACATTAACTCATGCATCAAGTCAGAATCCAGAAGAAGGCAAATATGATATGAATGAGGTTACAGCAGTTGATGTATCGGGATTAACACCAGAGAGGAGATATAAATCTAAAATTAAATTTACTATGGGAACAGGGGAGGATAGCTATTTTATAGAAAAAGAAGTTGATATATCAACAAAATCATTTGAGATAAAGTCATTTGAGATGGATAGTTATCAGGAATACGATATACTAGTTAACTGGACAGTAGAACCTGAAAATATGGTATTTAATCCAGCAGATACATTAAAGATATTTGTAAAACCTGCAACTGAAGATGCGTATCCAGATGAACCAGAATATAGTCTTAGGTATGAAGAAAATGCTGCAGGCAAGAGTATAAATAATACTTTTGGTGATTATGTATTAGCTCACTCTCTTGGAGTTGATCAGAAAATGAAACTAGAATATAAGGTCGGAGAGAGAACTTATGAAAAAGAACTAGAGTTTAATAATAAGATAAACCCAATTAAAGCGGAAGCAACTGAAGTTAATGAAACAAGAGCATTAATAAGTATTACTCCACCAGATAATTATGAATTTGTTAGTGGGGATAAACTTTTAATATACGCTATGGATGAATTTTCTGATGGCGATTTAATAGATGAAAATAATTTGGTATTTGAGGGAGTTCAAACAGATACTGCTAATATAGCTGATATGACTTTAATTGAATTAAGTTATCTACTACCAGAAGCAAAATATGATATAGCAATTGTATTAGACTTAGAAGATGGTTATGTCGAGCCAGTACAATTTGAGCTAACTACAACAGGACTTTCACTTACTGATATAAAACTTGAACAATTAAAATACAATGAGGCACTTATATCATGGAATTATGGTAAAAATGCAATAGATTTCTTTGAAGATTCTGATTACAGTATGACAGATAAATTAATAATAGCTCATAAAGAATCTGATGGAACACCTATGCCAGAAGATATAAATTTATTAAAGCAGTTATCTAATACAGAGTATTTAGGAGAGAAAATTAACTCTGTAGGTGATGCGAGCATAAAAATTGAAGATCCATCAAAAGATTATGATGTTGCCGTTTGTTATGATCTCGGAGGACTATTGTATATGAAAACATTTAAAGCATCGTATTTATCAGCATCAGTTGATGAAGCATCAATAACATCAGAAGGAGCAAAAATTAATTGGAAATATCCAACTAATATAACATTTGGAGATGCTGATAAAACAGAGGTTTTTGTAAGAAAATCAGATGAAACAAATTATCCAGATTCAGCATCCTTAACATCAACTGGATCAGGAACAACTTCAGGGGATTTAACAGGATTAGAAGGTGGGGCATCATATATAGCAAAAGTTCAAATAACCAAAGAAGGACTTCAAATAGATCCATTTGAGGTAACTTTTGAAACACAAGCAGGATTTGGGGAAGAAACAATAATTGAAGAAATACCTATGGATATTCAAGGAACTGCAGCTGAATTTGTAATACCAGCAGAACTTCCAGTAGATACATCAGGAACTATTTCATTAAGTATGGGTGATGAGGTTTATCAAGGTTTCACAGCTACATTTAATGAAGATGGAACAGGATTTACAATAGCTCCAACAATACCTAAGAAGGTTTATACAAACATTGAATTGGAAATTCCATTAGAAAATGGCTCAACTCACAAAATTATAATTCCTGAGTTTACAACACAACCAGAAGATTTAGCTCAAGATTGGTTAAGTAATGCATACTGGTTTGCATTTGAGAGATTTCCAGATGAGGAAGGATATAATTATTGGTATGCACATAGAATGAAACCAAAAACATTAAATGGCGAGTACTTCTTAAAGAATTTGATGTTCGCTGAAGATGAGTTTACAAATAGAAACTTAGCAGATAATGATCTTATAGCAGCATTATATCAAATAGTTGTTAATAGGGAATATGATCAGGGAGGACTTGAATTCTGGATAGGAATATACAATGAAAATCTTCAAAATGCTCAAGGCAACAAAAAGCTTGCCCAAGAAGTTTTGGTTGATAGAATGGTTCACGAACCAGAGTTTGGAAAGCTTTGTGATAAGGTTGGAATATTCTGGAGACAACAAGATCAAGATGCAGCTGGAGTGGTTGCGTAA
- a CDS encoding amino acid permease has translation MVNNRKQISKIALLLMTFSAIFNFPNIINNSIQIGLANISGYLFSTVVYFIPITFIVAEFISINKDSESGIYSWIKTSLGDKWAFLGAWSYFFANLFYFTSLIPNTLIYASYTLFGRNLFDGKSSTFILALASVILFWIGTYVSIKGVKVLSKVTNIAGIAKILMGILFIILAFVFVFFMKNPPAQEFTVETLTPKFDWTFFMVMAWILQSLGGSESTGVYVKDTKGGIKSFIKTIITAVILVGIMYTLACVAIGLVVPREVLENNYSNGIFNVFSILGGYFGIPNMLMNRFIGLILLLSNLGSLVIWTSVPVKALFSEIPKGVFGTWVAKTDEFGTPYNALKAQAIIVTVLLLIPGIGIGSLESFLETVINMTAATYLIPILFLLIAYIVLRLKKNNIERDFKMGNRGFGIFMGILLFLILIFVIFMSIFPEPALIFDAINGIIPEGEGNPIIICAYKVLGLIVFIWFALICWGRHSKNKLNIDKN, from the coding sequence ATGGTGAACAATAGAAAACAAATATCTAAAATTGCATTACTTCTTATGACATTCTCTGCAATCTTTAATTTTCCAAATATAATAAATAATAGTATACAGATAGGACTAGCCAACATATCCGGATATTTATTCTCAACTGTAGTTTATTTTATTCCGATTACATTTATAGTAGCTGAATTTATATCCATAAATAAAGATAGTGAATCGGGCATATATAGCTGGATAAAAACTTCTTTAGGAGATAAGTGGGCGTTTTTGGGTGCTTGGTCTTATTTCTTTGCAAATTTATTTTATTTTACATCCCTTATTCCAAACACTTTAATATATGCATCCTATACTCTTTTTGGGAGAAATCTGTTTGATGGGAAAAGCAGTACTTTTATTTTAGCTTTGGCAAGTGTTATACTTTTTTGGATTGGAACTTATGTTTCAATAAAGGGGGTAAAAGTTTTATCTAAGGTTACAAATATTGCAGGTATAGCTAAAATATTAATGGGAATTTTATTTATAATATTAGCTTTTGTATTTGTGTTTTTTATGAAAAATCCTCCAGCACAAGAGTTTACGGTTGAAACTTTAACCCCAAAATTTGATTGGACGTTTTTTATGGTTATGGCATGGATACTTCAATCACTCGGAGGATCTGAAAGCACAGGAGTTTATGTTAAAGATACAAAAGGAGGAATAAAGTCTTTTATAAAAACTATAATAACAGCTGTTATTTTAGTTGGTATTATGTATACTTTAGCGTGTGTTGCTATAGGACTCGTGGTACCTAGGGAAGTTTTAGAAAATAATTATTCAAACGGAATATTTAATGTTTTTTCTATATTAGGTGGTTATTTTGGAATACCTAATATGTTGATGAATAGATTTATAGGTTTAATACTTCTACTCTCAAATCTTGGATCGCTTGTTATATGGACATCTGTACCTGTTAAAGCTCTATTTTCTGAAATACCTAAAGGAGTATTTGGGACTTGGGTTGCTAAGACTGATGAGTTTGGAACTCCATATAATGCACTAAAGGCTCAAGCCATTATAGTAACAGTTTTATTGTTGATACCAGGGATTGGCATTGGATCTTTGGAAAGTTTTCTTGAAACCGTTATAAATATGACAGCTGCGACTTATCTCATTCCAATACTTTTTTTGCTTATAGCTTATATTGTTCTTAGGCTTAAAAAGAATAATATTGAAAGAGATTTTAAAATGGGGAATAGAGGATTCGGAATTTTTATGGGAATACTTTTATTTCTTATATTAATATTTGTGATATTTATGTCTATATTCCCTGAGCCAGCGTTAATTTTTGATGCTATAAATGGAATTATACCAGAAGGAGAAGGAAATCCTATAATTATATGTGCTTATAAAGTTTTAGGGCTTATTGTGTTTATATGGTTTGCTCTTATATGTTGGGGAAGACATTCTAAGAATAAGTTAAATATAGATAAGAATTAA
- a CDS encoding dihydrofolate reductase family protein: MGRKIVLNLAMSLDGYIAKENGEYDWIKGQGDNSLDTDDKWRYEEFLNDVDVVLMGRDCYDLGFHKDFEGKKIFVATSKKLENYDNIHFINGDIVSIILEELKKDGKNIFLFGGGVTLTQFISRNIIDEYIIGIIPVILGKGRRLFVQESDILIKLKLIKYLVDDGILILRYSKC; encoded by the coding sequence ATGGGCAGAAAAATTGTACTTAATTTAGCTATGAGCCTTGATGGATATATTGCTAAAGAAAATGGAGAGTATGATTGGATAAAGGGTCAAGGTGATAATTCTTTAGATACTGATGATAAATGGAGATATGAAGAATTTTTAAATGATGTAGATGTTGTTTTGATGGGAAGAGATTGTTATGATCTAGGATTTCATAAAGATTTTGAGGGTAAAAAGATATTTGTAGCTACTTCGAAAAAACTTGAGAATTATGATAATATTCATTTTATAAATGGAGATATAGTATCAATAATACTTGAAGAGTTAAAGAAGGATGGTAAAAATATATTTTTGTTTGGTGGGGGAGTAACGCTTACTCAATTTATATCTAGAAATATAATTGATGAGTATATTATAGGAATTATACCTGTTATACTTGGTAAAGGTAGGAGACTCTTTGTTCAGGAAAGTGATATCTTGATCAAACTAAAATTGATTAAATATTTAGTTGATGATGGGATTTTGATATTAAGGTATAGTAAATGTTAA
- a CDS encoding DUF4097 family beta strand repeat-containing protein, whose protein sequence is MSTIYIIILLVLILCFIFRDIIFKVLKGEKSNFYKSKKVTTQEYNICEPEGRNILIDILDTDVKILGDENIKDIFIQTSYLVDEFFYDISHDQKTIKIIRNNKENFKEIGNCGRVLIKVPINKMLNDIEISVNNGDIEIYDITSHELKIECGNGALRLDSSRVKSINLSKSNGDVYLSHVCGDSIDLDIKNGNGDFVDVHTERVHVNVSNGDFIYANADENYKIGDLKVNVDNGKKKLKVNY, encoded by the coding sequence GTGTCTACTATTTATATAATAATACTTCTCGTTTTAATCTTATGTTTTATATTTAGGGATATAATATTTAAGGTATTAAAAGGAGAGAAAAGCAATTTTTATAAATCAAAGAAGGTAACTACACAAGAATATAACATATGTGAGCCAGAAGGAAGAAATATATTGATAGATATACTAGATACTGATGTAAAGATATTGGGAGATGAGAATATAAAGGATATTTTTATACAGACTAGTTATTTAGTTGATGAGTTTTTTTATGATATATCTCATGATCAAAAAACTATAAAGATTATAAGAAATAATAAAGAAAATTTTAAGGAAATAGGAAATTGTGGACGTGTTTTAATAAAAGTACCTATAAATAAAATGCTAAATGATATTGAAATATCAGTCAATAATGGGGATATTGAGATATACGATATAACTTCACATGAATTGAAGATTGAGTGTGGGAATGGTGCTTTAAGACTTGATTCAAGTAGGGTAAAGAGCATAAACCTTTCTAAATCTAATGGCGATGTGTATTTATCGCATGTATGTGGAGATTCAATTGATCTTGATATTAAAAATGGTAATGGTGATTTTGTTGATGTACACACTGAAAGAGTTCATGTAAATGTTTCTAATGGAGATTTTATATACGCAAATGCAGATGAGAATTATAAGATAGGTGATTTAAAAGTTAATGTAGATAATGGTAAGAAGAAGTTAAAAGTGAATTATTGA
- a CDS encoding PTS mannitol transporter subunit IICBA: protein MGNFKSKVQRFGKFLSGMVMPNIGAFIAWGLITAFFIPSGWIPNETFGSLVDPMLKYLLPLLIGYTGGRAVGGTRGGVIGAIATSGVIVGSDIPMFIGAMVVGPISGFVIKKFDNYVEDKIPSGFEMLVNNFSIGILGLILAIVSLIFIGPIITILTGFLSVGVFTIIEKGLLPLVSIFIEPAKVLFLNNAINHGVLGPIGINQVQEVGKSILFLLESNPGPGLGVILAYFVFSKGMVKQSATGAAIIHFFGGIHEIYFPYILMNPMLILSVILGGVSGVLIFSIFSVGLVATPSPGSIFSILFLAAKGDAFKILLGIMVSTVVSFLVSGFFIKRTSEDDLNKAKSGVKDLKNNSSSVVIDFSNINKIVFSCDAGMGSSAMGASKFRNRLKKEGINIEVSYSSVDSIPSDAQVVVTHDNLKDRVLNANKNLQVIGIQNFLNDPNIENLFKNILENGRKNDSDSPSNKGNHKNTQDIFNENNIILNASVKTKEEAIEMAGKLLFKNGYVKEDYIDGMLRRESLVSTYIGMGVAIPHGENDVKSSIIKSGITFIQLRDGVCFGEDMAYLIVGIAGVGDDHIKILSNLAEIIGDEENLKRLKESNSKKEILDIILRE, encoded by the coding sequence ATGGGTAATTTTAAAAGCAAAGTGCAAAGATTTGGGAAGTTTTTAAGCGGTATGGTGATGCCAAATATTGGAGCATTTATTGCTTGGGGTCTTATAACTGCATTTTTTATTCCATCAGGATGGATTCCGAATGAAACTTTTGGAAGTTTAGTTGACCCAATGCTTAAGTATTTGTTACCTCTTTTGATTGGTTATACTGGTGGTCGAGCTGTCGGAGGTACACGAGGTGGAGTTATTGGAGCGATTGCAACAAGTGGAGTTATAGTTGGATCAGATATACCAATGTTTATCGGTGCTATGGTTGTAGGGCCTATAAGTGGATTTGTAATTAAAAAATTTGACAATTATGTGGAAGATAAAATTCCTTCAGGATTTGAAATGCTTGTAAATAATTTTTCTATAGGAATTTTGGGATTAATATTAGCTATAGTATCACTTATCTTTATAGGACCTATTATAACAATATTGACAGGATTTTTATCTGTTGGAGTTTTTACAATAATTGAAAAGGGATTACTTCCTCTTGTGTCTATATTTATTGAACCTGCAAAGGTTTTATTTTTAAATAATGCAATTAATCATGGAGTATTAGGGCCTATAGGTATTAATCAGGTTCAGGAAGTTGGAAAATCTATATTATTTTTATTAGAATCAAATCCAGGACCAGGACTTGGTGTTATACTTGCATATTTTGTATTTAGTAAGGGCATGGTGAAACAGTCAGCAACTGGTGCTGCTATTATACATTTTTTCGGAGGAATTCATGAAATATATTTTCCTTATATTTTAATGAATCCTATGCTAATACTTAGTGTTATACTTGGAGGAGTTAGTGGGGTTTTAATATTTTCTATATTTTCAGTTGGACTTGTGGCTACGCCTTCTCCTGGAAGTATATTTTCGATACTATTTTTAGCAGCTAAGGGTGATGCTTTTAAAATATTACTAGGGATAATGGTATCAACTGTAGTTTCATTTTTAGTTAGTGGATTTTTTATAAAGAGAACTTCAGAAGATGATTTAAATAAGGCAAAATCTGGTGTAAAAGATCTAAAAAATAATTCTTCAAGTGTGGTAATTGATTTTTCAAATATAAATAAAATAGTGTTTTCTTGTGATGCTGGAATGGGTTCTAGTGCTATGGGAGCATCAAAGTTTAGAAATAGACTTAAAAAAGAAGGTATTAATATAGAAGTTTCTTATTCTTCTGTAGATAGTATACCAAGTGATGCTCAAGTTGTTGTAACGCATGATAATCTCAAAGATAGAGTTTTAAATGCAAATAAAAATTTACAGGTTATAGGAATACAAAACTTTTTAAATGATCCAAATATTGAGAATTTATTTAAAAATATTTTGGAGAATGGGAGAAAAAATGATAGTGATAGTCCATCAAATAAGGGAAATCATAAAAATACTCAGGATATTTTCAATGAGAATAATATTATTTTAAATGCTTCAGTTAAGACTAAGGAAGAAGCTATTGAAATGGCAGGAAAACTTTTATTTAAAAATGGCTATGTTAAAGAAGATTATATAGATGGAATGCTTAGACGTGAATCTTTAGTATCAACTTATATTGGTATGGGGGTTGCGATTCCGCATGGAGAGAATGATGTTAAAAGTAGTATTATAAAGAGCGGTATAACATTTATTCAACTTAGAGATGGGGTTTGTTTTGGAGAAGATATGGCTTATTTAATTGTTGGTATTGCTGGAGTTGGAGATGATCATATAAAAATACTTTCAAATCTCGCTGAGATTATTGGAGATGAGGAAAATTTAAAAAGACTTAAAGAGAGTAATAGCAAAAAAGAAATATTAGATATAATTTTAAGAGAGTAA